One Manihot esculenta cultivar AM560-2 chromosome 6, M.esculenta_v8, whole genome shotgun sequence DNA segment encodes these proteins:
- the LOC110616676 gene encoding protein NUCLEAR FUSION DEFECTIVE 2, with amino-acid sequence MASRRFTVFTLLVLAAFFFLQVLAVNDLDYMRIKAKPSASPFELALELLQKKINYTFLKIDLLRRAMTHPSFSEENNKALSILGVNVINTFVSMISLRKDIDISPKELNRLISEISKVETSCAADGMRLGLHKMVRISPKTNATAPSVVCGAFRAIFGAVAIDSGKSDDAGSIFWGVHTGEARTALPLKVEIIFMKEQNTDRNRANN; translated from the exons ATGGCTTCTCGTCGCTTCACTGTTTTTACGCTACTTGTTTTGGCGGCATTCTTCTTTTTGCAG GTTCTCGCTGTAAACGATCTCGATTATATGAGGATCAAAGCCAAACCATCGGCCTCGCCATTTGAATTAGCTCTTGAACTGCTACAGAAAAAGATCAA CTATACTTTCCTCAAGATTGATCTTCTCCGCCGTGCAATGACCCATCCCTCATTTTCCGAAGAGAACAACAAGGCATTGAGCATTCTTGGTGTCAATGTCATCAACACGTTTGTCTCTATGATTTCCCTCCGCAAAGACATTGATATATCTCCCAAGGAACTCAACCGCCTTATATCTGAGATATCCAAAGTGGAAACTTCATGTGCGGCTGATGGGATGCGGCTGGGGCTACACAAGATGGTTAGAATTTCTCCCAAGACTAATGCAACGGCTCCCTCAGTGGTCTGTGGTGCTTTCAGGGCAATATTTGGTGCTGTTGCTATCGATTCTGGAAAGTCAGATGATGCTGGAAGTATTTTCTGGGGTGTTCATACTGGTGAGGCTAGAACAGCCCTTCCCTT aaAAGTAGAAATAATATTCATGAAGGAACAGAATACAGACCGTAACAGAGCCAACAACTGA
- the LOC110617247 gene encoding probable alpha,alpha-trehalose-phosphate synthase [UDP-forming] 9 yields MMSKSCINFLDLSSGDMLNFSRTPRSLPRVMTVEGIFSNTDSDGSNDGDTNVPSARCYKKKIIVANFLPLHAQKDLETSKWSFSFDEDSLLFQMKDGFSDNTEIVYVGSLKVDVDASEQEEVSQKLLEEYNCVPTFLPPELHKKFYHGFCKHQLWPLFHYMLPMCPDHSNRFDKLLWQAYVSANKIFADKVMEVINPEEDHVWVHDYHLMVLPTFLRKHFYRVKLGFFLHSPFPSSEIYRTLPVRDEILKALLNADLIGFHTFDYARHFLSCCSRMLGLDYESKRGHIGLEYFGRIVYIKILPAGIHLGRLESALNHPSSSIKVKEIQTQFEGKKIIVGVDDMDIFKGISLKLLAMEQLLQQNPELRGKVVMVQILNPARSSGKDVQEAERETYLTTKRINSIFGFPGYDPVILIDRHVPLYEKTAYYSLAECCIVNAVRDGMNLIPYEYIVCRQGTPKMDEALGVDPRSSHASTIVVSEFIGCSPSLSGAIRVNPWDVEAVADALNLALTMPDLEKQLRHEKHYRYISSHDVAYWVRSFVLDLERACKDHYSKRCWGIGFGLNFRILSLSPNFRKLSSEHIVSAYKRTYRRVIFLDYDGTVVPQTSIVKTPSPEVISVLSNLCTDPKNTVFIVSGRAKDTLSDWFTQCENLGIAAEHGYFMRWSRMSNWETSNLVADFDWKKIALPVMKSYTEATDGSYIETKESALVWNHQYADPVFGSCQAKELLDHLETVLANEPVVVKRGQHIVEVKPQGVTKGLVAEKVLYAMVTSGKSPDFVMCIGDDRSDEDMFESISRKGSSWSFNSAPEIFACTVGQKPSKARYYLDDTVDVLALLQGLAAASSSKPRGSEEVQVSFDNVI; encoded by the exons ATGATGTCAAAATCTTGCATAAATTTCTTGGACTTATCATCTGGAGACATGTTGAATTTCTCCCGAACTCCCAGATCTCTCCCAAGGGTGATGACTGTAGAAGGAATTTTTTCGAACACAGACAGTGATGGAAGCAATGATGGAGATACAAATGTTCCATCAGCTAGATGCTACAAGAAGAAAATTATAGTGGCAAATTTTCTTCCTCTACATGCTCAAAAGGATTTAGAAACAAGCAAGTGGTCATTCAGTTTCGATGAGGATTCACTTTTGTTTCAAATGAAGGATGGATTCTCAGACAATACAGAGATTGTTTATGTGGGATCTCTGAAGGTTGATGTAGATGCTAGTGAACAAGAAGAGGTTTCCCAGAAACTGCTGGAGGAATATAACTGTGTACCAACGTTTCTTCCTCCTGAACTTCACAAAAAGTTCTATCATGGTTTCTGTAAGCACCAGTTGTGGCCCCTTTTCCATTATATGCTGCCAATGTGCCCTGATCACAGCAATCGCTTTGACAAGTTGCTGTGGCAGGCCTATGTATctgctaataaaatttttgcaGATAAGGTTATGGAAGTGATTAATCCTGAAGAAGATCATGTTTGGGTTCATGATTATCACCTAATGGTTCTCCCTACTTTCTTGAGGAAGCATTTCTATCGAGTTAAGCTTGGCTTCTTCCTTCATAGCCCATTCCCCTCCTCAGAAATTTACCGAACTCTCCCAGTCAGAGATGAAATTCTTAAAGCACTGCTGAATGCAGATTTAATTGGTTTTCATACATTTGATTATGCTCGCCACTTTCTGTCCTGTTGCAGCCGAATGTTGGGCCTAGACTATGAATCAAAACGTGGTCATATTGGACTTGAGTATTTTGGCCGCATAGTATACATCAAAATTTTACCTGCAGGAATTCACTTGGGCAGACTAGAATCTGCTCTTAATCACCCTTCTTCTTCCATCAAGGTTAAAGAAATCCAAACACAGTTTGAGGGGAAAAAGATTATTGTTGGAGTTGATGACATGGATATTTTCAAGGGCATCAGTTTGAAATTATTAGCAATGGAACAACTTTTGCAGCAGAATCCCGAGTTACGAGGAAAGGTTGTCATGGTTCAAATTCTAAATCCTGCAAGGAGCTCAGGGAAAGATGTACAAGAAGCAGAAAGGGAGACATACTTGACTACCAAAAGGATAAATAGTATTTTTGGTTTCCCAGGCTATGATCCTGTGATCCTGATTGATCGCCATGTGCCCCTTTACGAGAAAACAGCCTACTATTCATTGGCTGAATGTTGTATTGTAAATGCAGTGAGGGATGGAATGAACCTGATCCCTTATGAGTACATTGTCTGTAGGCAGGGGACTCCTAAAATGGATGAAGCTCTGGGAGTTGATCCTCGATCATCTCATGCAAGCACGATTGTTGTTTCCGAGTTTATTGGTTGTTCTCCATCTTTAAGCGGTGCAATAAGGGTGAACCCATGGGATGTTGAAGCCGTAGCAGATGCATTAAATTTGGCCCTTACCATGCCTGATTTAGAGAAGCAGTTGAGGCATGAGAAGCACTATCGATATATTAGCTCTCATGATGTGGCATATTGGGTTCGCAGTTTTGTGCTGGACTTGGAGCGAGCTTGCAAAGATCATTATAGCAAGCGTTGTTGGGGTATTGGTTTTGGTCTGAATTTTAGGATTTTGTCACTTTCACCAAACTTTAGGAAGCTTTCCAGTGAACATATTGTCTCTGCATACAAGAGGACGTATCGGAGGGTGATATTTTTGGATTATGATGGAACAGTGGTGCCTCAAACTTCCATTGTTAAAACCCCCAGTCCTGAAGTTATATCTGTCCTGAGCAACCTTTGTACTGACCCTAAGAACACTGTGTTTATAGTTAGTGGAAGGGCAAAAGATACTCTGAGCGATTGGTTTACTCAATGTGAGAATCTGGGTATAGCAGCTGAGCATGGATACTTCATGAG GTGGAGTAGGATGTCCAATTGGGAAACCAGTAACTTGGTGGCAGATTTTGATTGGAAAAAAATTGCATTGCCTGTTATGAAATCATATACAGAAGCAACTGATGGCTCCTATATAGAGACCAAGGAGAGTGCCTTAGTGTGGAACCATCAATATGCTGATCCTGTTTTTGGATCTTGCCAGGCTAAAGAACTGTTGGATCATCTTGAAACTGTCCTTGCAAATGAGCCAGTAGTTGTGAAGAGGGGTCAGCACATTGTTGAAGTAAAACCACAG GGCGTGACTAAAGGTCTTGTTGCAGAGAAAGTTCTTTATGCAATGGTCACAAGTGGGAAATCCCCAGACTTTGTGATGTGCATTGGGGATGATAGATCTGATGAAGACATGTTCGAAAGCATATCAAGGAAGGGTTCTAGTTGGTCCTTTAATTCAGCTCCAGAGATCTTTGCATGCACTGTTGGCCAAAAACCCAGCAAAGCTAGGTACTACTTGGATGATACTGTCGATGTACTAGCATTACTTCAAGGTTTGGCTGCTGCTTCAAGTTCGAAGCCAAGGGGCAGCGAAGAAGTACAAGTTTCTTTCGATAATGTCATTTGA
- the LOC110616758 gene encoding uncharacterized protein LOC110616758, with the protein MGVEDPEMAHVDSIPEQSSNSLLANTSCCFCFPCFDSRRSPSVGLAWWEKIQSSGDGNPWWEPGARAIKKIREWSEIVAGPKWKTFIRRFNRSKGSGNSRPGKFQYDPLSYALNFDEGPGQSNNFDEEDDCGRFRDFSSRYSSVSVSGKPLAMDASRDKDGTEMAVA; encoded by the coding sequence ATGGGCGTAGAAGACCCAGAGATGGCTCATGTAGACTCCATCCCCGAGCAATCATCCAATTCTTTGCTTGCAAACACCAGTTGCTGCTTCTGTTTCCCCTGCTTCGATTCCCGCCGTTCTCCCTCCGTCGGGTTGGCCTGGTGGGAGAAAATCCAATCGTCAGGAGACGGTAATCCATGGTGGGAGCCGGGTGCTAGGGCTATCAAGAAGATCCGAGAATGGTCTGAGATTGTCGCTGGGCCCAAGTGGAAGACTTTCATCCGGAGATTCAATAGAAGCAAAGGTAGTGGCAACAGCAGGCCTGGCAAGTTCCAATATGATCCTTTGAGTTACGCTTTGAACTTCGACGAAGGTCCTGGTCAGAGCAATAATTTCGACGAGGAAGATGATTGTGGCAGGTTTCGCGATTTCTCTTCCCGGTACTCCTCTGTTTCCGTGTCCGGCAAGCCGTTGGCAATGGACGCGTCCCGTGATAAAGATGGGACTGAGATGGCGGTTGCGTga